The Allorhodopirellula heiligendammensis genome includes a window with the following:
- a CDS encoding amidohydrolase family protein produces the protein MLIDSHHHLWAYDPAEYPWINHEMAVLKQDFLAAELREIAGEHGVDGFISVQARQSVAETQALLDIAAAEPLVAGVVGWAPFAAPDVAALIDQFAENGKLKGFRHVVQDEPDDRFLDRADFNAGIRALADRHLVFDLLVFPKQLAAAIDFADRHPDIPMVLDHIAKPAIAAEAFDGIWREQFCELAKRKNVACKFSGVATEVREASWSIDTIRPYWDVAVSAFGTDRLMYGSDWPVCLLATQYGRWLDTVHQLAAEFAEAERAQFYSGNATRIYRLDRK, from the coding sequence ATGCTGATTGATTCACACCATCATTTGTGGGCTTACGATCCCGCGGAATACCCCTGGATCAATCACGAGATGGCGGTGTTGAAGCAGGACTTCTTAGCTGCGGAATTGCGCGAAATTGCTGGCGAACACGGTGTGGATGGTTTCATCAGCGTCCAGGCACGCCAGAGCGTTGCTGAAACCCAGGCATTGCTCGACATTGCTGCGGCCGAGCCGCTTGTTGCCGGAGTCGTTGGCTGGGCACCGTTCGCCGCACCCGATGTCGCCGCGTTGATTGACCAGTTCGCCGAGAACGGCAAACTCAAGGGCTTCCGGCACGTGGTTCAAGACGAACCTGACGATCGTTTCCTGGATAGAGCGGACTTCAATGCCGGCATCCGGGCCCTGGCGGACCGTCACCTGGTGTTTGATCTACTGGTCTTTCCCAAACAACTGGCCGCCGCAATTGACTTCGCTGATCGGCACCCCGACATCCCCATGGTGCTCGACCATATTGCCAAGCCGGCGATCGCTGCAGAAGCGTTCGATGGAATTTGGCGAGAACAGTTTTGTGAGTTGGCCAAACGCAAGAACGTCGCTTGCAAGTTTTCAGGAGTCGCCACCGAAGTCAGAGAGGCGTCATGGTCGATCGACACCATTCGACCATATTGGGACGTCGCAGTCTCTGCGTTTGGCACCGACCGGCTCATGTATGGCAGCGACTGGCCAGTGTGCTTACTAGCAACCCAGTACGGCCGGTGGCTCGATACCGTGCATCAGCTCGCTGCCGAATTCGCCGAAGCCGAGCGAGCTCAGTTCTATTCAGGCAACGCGACACGGATTTACCGGCTTGATCGCAAGTGA
- a CDS encoding N-formylglutamate amidohydrolase, translating to MSLKPHCIFHRGTGPIIAAAVHNGHQTRKSLERHLAISENEQLREEDPMTGEWAQIAKTQIIGMRSRFEVDLNRPREKAVYVTPADAWDMDVWLAPPDDAMIAASLREYDEFYADVEQLLCEMLLDYPRLVIYDLHSYNHRRGGPDGPLADPETNPEVNIGTGTMDRQYWSPVVDRLISDLRDYDFHGRNLDVRENVKFQGGHFGKWVHDTFPERVCAIAIEFKKFFMDEWNGEPDPEEVESVFHALQSTLPGVLETLEAM from the coding sequence ATGTCGCTGAAGCCTCACTGTATCTTCCATCGAGGCACCGGGCCCATTATCGCCGCAGCGGTGCATAATGGCCACCAAACCCGCAAGAGCCTCGAGCGTCACTTAGCGATCAGTGAAAATGAACAGTTACGCGAAGAGGATCCAATGACAGGAGAGTGGGCCCAGATCGCCAAGACTCAGATTATCGGGATGCGTTCGCGATTCGAGGTGGATTTGAATCGGCCGCGGGAGAAAGCCGTGTATGTCACCCCCGCAGACGCATGGGACATGGACGTTTGGTTGGCCCCACCCGACGACGCGATGATTGCTGCATCGCTACGCGAGTACGATGAGTTCTACGCAGACGTGGAGCAGTTACTCTGTGAGATGCTGTTGGACTATCCGCGATTAGTGATCTACGACCTGCATAGCTACAACCATCGCCGGGGAGGTCCCGACGGCCCACTTGCAGACCCTGAGACGAATCCAGAAGTGAACATCGGAACGGGCACGATGGATCGCCAGTATTGGAGCCCTGTTGTCGATCGGCTGATCTCAGACCTCCGCGACTACGACTTTCACGGCCGCAACTTAGACGTTCGTGAGAATGTCAAGTTCCAGGGTGGGCACTTCGGCAAATGGGTCCACGATACGTTTCCCGAACGTGTCTGCGCGATCGCGATCGAATTCAAGAAGTTTTTTATGGACGAATGGAATGGGGAACCCGATCCGGAGGAAGTTGAGTCGGTGTTCCACGCGTTGCAGTCCACCCTCCCGGGTGTCCTCGAAACGCTGGAGGCGATGTGA
- a CDS encoding PDZ domain-containing protein — protein MRRVRTACGYFAVATALATGLPNLHHVQAQDETEPKNAVDQTAPSDDATHTDHHAPQLGVLVGSCPGEGVCVIDTLRGGPADRVGVEPGDYILAINDQTVSNPLELKKKIDSLDSEDTINLNLWRRGKYVNKEVRLAKEADTLPESHRAWLGIVLAPASESGDGALIREVAPGSPAETAGLRRGDEILKLNGKDVQSLDQFVGDVGDFEPGDDIKVMVRRDGNEQEIAAELGQVVEAPIQWFRDRMPMPSGTRNVPMLGLRSMPSPPIMDEMIDDMRQQIRMLRREVDQLKQAAPDESQPEQTAPEAADDDLSIIGNPEDSTVYASVVPHIPSQNEMADRLVLAQISGNFPPNISNDWSGARYTSPNYAEWRARQQQGVSGNTGGTSYPNYIYGNGNFGYGYPGYNNYRYYQYRGRPYYYGRGYPYRYRGGIRYGTGLGVYW, from the coding sequence ATGCGACGTGTTCGAACAGCCTGCGGCTACTTCGCCGTAGCCACCGCCCTGGCCACCGGACTGCCTAACCTGCACCACGTGCAGGCGCAAGACGAGACGGAACCGAAAAACGCAGTCGATCAGACGGCCCCGTCCGATGACGCCACGCACACCGATCACCATGCACCGCAGCTCGGTGTACTCGTCGGCTCCTGCCCCGGCGAGGGAGTCTGCGTAATCGATACGCTCCGTGGTGGGCCTGCTGATCGGGTTGGTGTCGAACCTGGTGACTACATTTTGGCCATCAACGATCAAACGGTGAGTAATCCGTTGGAGTTGAAGAAAAAAATTGATAGCCTCGATAGCGAGGATACGATTAACCTCAATCTGTGGCGCCGCGGTAAATATGTCAATAAAGAGGTCCGCCTGGCAAAAGAGGCTGATACTTTGCCAGAAAGTCATCGAGCTTGGCTCGGTATCGTTCTGGCTCCCGCAAGTGAGAGTGGCGATGGGGCGCTGATCCGGGAAGTTGCCCCCGGCAGTCCCGCTGAAACCGCTGGCCTACGTCGTGGTGACGAAATCCTGAAGCTGAACGGCAAGGATGTCCAATCGCTGGACCAATTCGTGGGCGACGTGGGTGACTTTGAGCCCGGGGATGACATCAAGGTGATGGTTCGCCGTGACGGAAACGAGCAGGAGATTGCAGCCGAACTGGGGCAGGTGGTCGAAGCGCCGATCCAGTGGTTTCGGGACCGCATGCCGATGCCAAGCGGTACGCGGAATGTCCCGATGCTAGGACTCCGCTCGATGCCCAGTCCACCGATCATGGACGAAATGATCGATGACATGCGGCAGCAGATTCGCATGCTTCGGAGGGAAGTCGACCAACTCAAGCAGGCTGCCCCCGATGAGTCGCAGCCCGAGCAGACGGCCCCTGAAGCAGCAGATGATGACCTCTCGATCATCGGCAACCCCGAAGACTCCACCGTCTACGCCAGCGTGGTGCCTCATATCCCCAGCCAAAATGAGATGGCGGACCGCCTGGTGTTAGCGCAAATCAGTGGAAATTTCCCGCCAAACATCAGCAACGATTGGAGCGGTGCGAGGTACACGAGCCCCAACTATGCTGAGTGGCGAGCCCGCCAGCAGCAAGGTGTCAGTGGGAACACGGGTGGCACGTCCTATCCAAATTACATCTACGGTAATGGTAACTTTGGTTACGGCTATCCTGGCTACAACAACTATCGTTACTACCAATATCGCGGGAGACCCTATTATTACGGTCGTGGGTATCCTTATCGATACCGTGGCGGAATCCGTTATGGAACGGGGTTGGGCGTTTATTGGTAA
- the lepA gene encoding translation elongation factor 4, with the protein MPSLPHVETKYIRNFCIIAHIDHGKSTLADRLLEETGTVSTREMKSQLLDDLALERQRGITIKARAVAMPFRRDGITYQLNLIDTPGHVDFQYEVSRSLACCEGALLLVDAFQGVEAQTMANAFAAMEHDLLIVPVINKIDLVHARPDEVADEMMNSLGTDPEECVRVSAKTGEGVTGLLDAIIDRVPPPSGDPNGTLQAMVFDSNYDDFRGAITYIRVMQGTVRTGQKIRFLRAETEHEVVELGQFAPGRVARDELAAGQVGYLICNIKSLGDVHIGDTVTVPGKHPAEALPGYDRPRRMVYCGLFPSDGQEFSDLRDALERLAVNDPSFEFEPETSDALGFGFRCGFLGLLHMEIIQQRLEHESDIDLVQTAPNVTYEIVTKKGETLMIHKPQDVPDPGAIEEFRQPIVKCNVIVPEDYIGAVIKLCQERRGIQRNQEYLGAGRALLTYNIPLAEVIYDLHDKIKSCTRGYGTLDYEMVGYEPADLCRLDILVNGNRVDALSVVCHRADADRRGRAVAKKLKAEIERHMFEVAVQAAVGSRVIARETVPAMRKNVTAKCYGGDVSRKRKLLQKQKEGKKRMKAIGNVEISQKAFMSVLSSGDE; encoded by the coding sequence ATGCCATCGCTACCCCACGTCGAAACGAAGTACATCCGCAACTTTTGCATCATTGCTCACATTGATCACGGCAAGAGCACACTCGCTGATCGACTGCTCGAAGAGACCGGTACTGTCAGCACGCGTGAAATGAAGTCGCAGTTGCTTGACGATCTTGCGCTGGAGCGTCAGCGGGGGATCACGATCAAGGCGCGCGCGGTCGCGATGCCTTTTCGTCGCGACGGAATCACCTATCAATTGAATTTGATCGACACCCCTGGCCACGTGGACTTTCAATATGAGGTCTCCCGATCGCTGGCGTGCTGCGAAGGGGCGTTGCTTCTGGTCGACGCATTCCAAGGCGTCGAGGCGCAGACGATGGCGAACGCCTTTGCGGCGATGGAGCATGACTTGTTGATCGTACCAGTGATCAACAAGATCGATCTCGTTCATGCACGCCCCGACGAAGTCGCCGATGAGATGATGAATTCGCTCGGCACCGATCCAGAGGAATGCGTTCGGGTGAGCGCGAAGACGGGCGAGGGAGTCACGGGCTTGCTCGACGCAATCATTGATCGAGTCCCGCCGCCGTCGGGTGATCCCAATGGCACATTGCAGGCAATGGTTTTTGATTCCAACTATGACGACTTTCGTGGCGCGATCACCTACATTCGGGTCATGCAAGGGACGGTTCGAACCGGACAAAAGATCCGTTTCCTGCGTGCGGAGACCGAACATGAAGTCGTTGAACTCGGCCAGTTCGCGCCCGGGCGTGTCGCTCGTGATGAACTCGCCGCAGGCCAAGTTGGGTATTTGATCTGCAATATTAAGAGCCTGGGTGATGTTCATATCGGCGATACCGTCACGGTGCCTGGGAAACATCCAGCAGAGGCGTTGCCGGGCTACGATCGACCTCGCCGAATGGTGTATTGCGGGTTGTTCCCCAGCGACGGCCAAGAGTTCTCGGACCTGCGTGACGCTCTCGAACGTTTGGCGGTCAACGACCCAAGTTTCGAATTTGAACCGGAGACCAGCGACGCACTCGGGTTTGGTTTTCGCTGTGGCTTTCTTGGACTGCTGCATATGGAGATCATCCAGCAGCGACTCGAGCACGAATCTGACATCGACCTCGTCCAGACCGCGCCCAACGTGACCTACGAAATCGTCACGAAGAAGGGTGAGACGTTGATGATTCATAAACCACAAGATGTACCGGATCCTGGTGCGATCGAGGAGTTTCGCCAACCGATTGTCAAGTGCAACGTGATCGTCCCCGAAGACTACATCGGGGCTGTCATCAAACTATGCCAAGAGCGACGGGGAATCCAACGCAACCAAGAATACCTCGGTGCCGGTCGAGCCCTGTTGACCTATAATATTCCCTTGGCAGAAGTCATCTATGATCTGCATGACAAGATCAAAAGCTGTACGCGTGGCTATGGAACGCTCGACTACGAAATGGTCGGCTATGAACCCGCCGACCTGTGTCGCTTGGATATCCTGGTCAATGGCAACCGGGTCGATGCACTCTCAGTCGTTTGCCACCGCGCTGATGCCGATCGGCGCGGTCGCGCCGTCGCAAAAAAACTGAAGGCAGAGATCGAGCGACATATGTTCGAGGTAGCGGTGCAAGCAGCAGTCGGTAGCCGCGTGATCGCCCGGGAAACCGTCCCCGCGATGCGGAAGAATGTGACCGCGAAATGCTATGGCGGTGATGTATCCCGCAAGCGAAAGTTGCTGCAAAAGCAGAAAGAAGGCAAGAAGCGGATGAAGGCGATCGGCAATGTCGAGATCAGTCAGAAGGCCTTCATGTCGGTGCTCAGTAGCGGTGATGAATAA
- a CDS encoding flavohemoglobin expression-modulating QEGLA motif protein has protein sequence MSNSIDVLADPKSITSEYHAIAEAVCKRLAKNRRVRRRLPGGGRLRMDRQLPFLCLHRGRIDVDKCARELVTTEAAYLFASSDESHHEGLAHLCSAISSAMQEHFGMFLLVEVWADEDQPPASSCPFQFEIVASDAEAMPSTIRVFRESLESIRIGSQAAHVEINHSRPAGMLTVCGRGGTAGRAERAAAKSGCCELGLRVSPVYRDQASGTPFPLVLQNLRRQLALALRKAIAEFTGGQQHQKQRHVDAFGPSSFVKAVGVIDQRLCEVSESYDFLMQLTPVNSAQAWEGFQESRYRTLPPLIYRHLPYHPNLLKRRLFAIEIERVEDPTLAYLFWEKQDEIDRQLTALRDLHHPEVAVGEYSQQSKVLLGSLQLYGAPEHSLVTMATEILERVPAADDSVAKSSRTDQRDDSRRISAEQFAEIARKHLDRYHRRMNEFTATVEISDKIASGVMVSQDRLLIAPDASIAKSRVKPLLHHEIGTHLLTYFNGRCQPLRQLYAGLAGYEELQEGLAVLAEYLVGGLTRNRIRTLASRVLAVHWMVTGDPFATVFARLCDMGFAERQSFSTTLRVYRGGGLTKDLIYLRGLSDLLDYLGTGHEIDPLYVGKIGLSHVPYVQELRRRGIITAPRILPCFWDDAVVRDRLEACRGKSVLDLFENE, from the coding sequence GTGAGTAACTCAATCGATGTGCTAGCTGACCCCAAGTCAATCACAAGCGAGTATCACGCGATTGCTGAAGCGGTCTGCAAACGGCTAGCCAAAAACCGACGCGTCCGCCGACGATTGCCGGGAGGTGGACGACTCCGCATGGATCGGCAATTGCCGTTTCTGTGTCTCCACCGTGGTCGCATTGATGTTGACAAATGCGCCCGAGAGCTCGTGACGACCGAGGCCGCGTACCTGTTTGCATCCAGCGATGAATCCCACCATGAAGGATTAGCCCATCTCTGCTCTGCCATCAGCTCCGCGATGCAGGAGCACTTTGGCATGTTCTTGTTGGTGGAGGTCTGGGCAGATGAAGATCAGCCGCCCGCTAGCAGCTGCCCATTTCAATTTGAAATCGTCGCGTCTGATGCTGAGGCAATGCCCTCGACCATTCGCGTATTCCGCGAGTCGCTTGAGTCCATTCGCATCGGCAGCCAGGCGGCCCACGTCGAAATCAATCATTCCCGCCCTGCAGGAATGCTCACTGTTTGTGGGCGAGGGGGCACTGCCGGACGAGCGGAACGGGCTGCTGCGAAGTCGGGATGCTGTGAACTGGGACTGCGCGTCAGCCCCGTCTACCGAGATCAGGCATCGGGAACGCCATTCCCCTTAGTGCTACAAAACTTACGCCGCCAACTCGCGTTGGCGCTAAGAAAGGCGATCGCTGAATTCACTGGCGGACAGCAGCACCAGAAACAAAGGCATGTCGATGCGTTCGGACCGTCCTCATTTGTCAAAGCGGTAGGAGTGATCGACCAACGGTTGTGCGAGGTTTCGGAATCGTATGACTTTTTGATGCAGTTGACCCCGGTCAACTCCGCACAGGCATGGGAGGGTTTCCAAGAGAGCAGATATAGGACGCTACCGCCTCTGATCTATCGGCATCTGCCCTACCATCCCAACTTGCTTAAGCGGAGGCTGTTTGCAATTGAAATCGAGCGGGTTGAAGACCCCACGCTGGCATATCTGTTCTGGGAAAAGCAGGATGAGATCGATCGCCAGCTCACGGCATTGCGGGACTTGCATCACCCTGAGGTAGCGGTGGGAGAATACTCGCAACAATCCAAAGTATTGCTGGGTAGCCTGCAACTCTATGGTGCACCGGAGCATTCTCTGGTCACGATGGCTACCGAAATTCTCGAGCGAGTTCCAGCCGCCGACGATTCCGTCGCAAAATCGTCGCGGACTGACCAACGTGACGATTCCAGGCGTATCAGCGCCGAACAATTTGCAGAGATCGCACGAAAACACCTCGATCGCTATCACCGCCGGATGAATGAGTTCACCGCTACGGTGGAGATATCCGACAAGATCGCCTCGGGGGTCATGGTATCGCAAGATCGATTGCTAATTGCTCCGGACGCGTCGATCGCCAAAAGCCGAGTGAAGCCGCTTCTACACCACGAGATTGGCACACATCTGTTGACCTACTTCAACGGACGCTGCCAACCACTCCGACAACTCTATGCGGGCTTGGCGGGGTATGAAGAACTTCAGGAAGGTCTGGCCGTTCTCGCAGAGTATCTCGTCGGCGGCCTGACACGCAACCGAATCCGCACGCTCGCGAGCCGAGTCCTGGCAGTGCACTGGATGGTCACCGGAGATCCATTCGCAACCGTGTTTGCACGACTCTGCGACATGGGCTTTGCCGAGCGTCAATCGTTCTCTACGACACTGCGCGTGTATCGGGGCGGTGGACTGACGAAAGACTTAATTTATTTACGCGGATTGAGCGACCTCCTGGATTACCTGGGCACCGGCCATGAGATCGATCCGTTGTATGTCGGCAAGATTGGTTTGTCCCACGTTCCCTACGTACAAGAGTTGCGGCGCCGTGGCATTATCACGGCCCCCCGAATCCTTCCCTGTTTCTGGGACGACGCAGTCGTCCGCGATCGGCTTGAGGCCTGTCGTGGTAAGTCGGTCCTTGACCTCTTCGAGAATGAATGA
- a CDS encoding LamG-like jellyroll fold domain-containing protein, with product MTLSRSRSQLIQRSAALALAAVVQMSCPAFSKAHEGHDHPHEGAHADHHSAASVMTTRKDALVLPPMASDDDEVFHFVIYGDRTGGVPEGLRVLEQAVVDTNLLDPDLVMTVGDLVQGYNTAEDWMPQMQEFKGIMNDLNAKWFPVAGNHDVYWRGQGPAPQGQNEELYEQNFGPLWYSFRHKNAGFIVLFSDEGNPETNQKAFNSGDLQNMSDEQLAFLDKALKELQDAEHVFVFLHHPRWIGGGYEGSNWPTVHNKLAAAGNVSAVFAGHIHHMRYDGKQDGIEYFALATTGGHLSADIPDAGYLHHLNMVTVRNDRISVSAIPVGAVFDPKKFTSEFLAEVSAARTIRPQQTSPELIVNADGTCTGEVVMKIKNPGQHDVDITLVEDTISTRQGWHSTLDHQHFQIAKGEEKEITFAVSRGAGGFASVAIPSIKMEIDLLSSDARVRLPDVTAPLQIAPGQVPADYFSGNTDRCLLVANESSAIRINSDDLHLPDGPMTLEAWVRPTDVAGYTGVLAKTQGSEFAIFSDEGVPQFTIHLNGGYVSAKATHPMVVDQWSHIAGCFDGGSVKLFVDGKLVDSETVNKKNGQGTAKKVKQKRNELPFYIGADPDPSGRPTRAVRAMIDEVRISKSAVYADDFTPVTRHTPEPDTVLLMHLDRATGPFVLDHSNSASYGLMGSTSKLVESPPKAQPAQK from the coding sequence ATGACACTATCTCGATCTCGTTCCCAGCTGATTCAACGATCTGCGGCCCTTGCCCTTGCTGCGGTTGTTCAAATGAGCTGCCCCGCATTTTCAAAAGCTCACGAGGGGCACGATCACCCTCACGAAGGCGCGCACGCGGACCACCATTCCGCCGCGTCGGTAATGACAACGCGGAAAGATGCCCTCGTGCTACCTCCGATGGCCTCCGATGACGATGAAGTGTTCCATTTTGTCATCTACGGCGATCGCACCGGCGGTGTTCCCGAAGGTTTGCGAGTGCTCGAGCAAGCCGTGGTCGATACCAATCTTCTCGACCCGGATCTCGTGATGACGGTTGGAGACCTCGTCCAAGGATACAACACGGCGGAAGATTGGATGCCTCAGATGCAGGAGTTCAAGGGCATCATGAACGATTTAAACGCCAAATGGTTCCCTGTCGCTGGCAACCACGACGTGTACTGGAGAGGGCAAGGTCCCGCACCTCAGGGGCAGAACGAAGAGCTTTATGAACAGAACTTTGGTCCACTCTGGTACAGCTTTCGTCACAAAAACGCTGGCTTTATCGTGCTGTTCTCTGACGAGGGAAACCCGGAAACAAACCAAAAGGCATTCAATTCCGGCGATCTTCAAAATATGAGCGATGAGCAACTCGCGTTCTTGGACAAGGCACTGAAGGAATTGCAGGACGCGGAGCATGTATTCGTATTCCTTCATCACCCACGCTGGATCGGTGGCGGATACGAGGGTAGCAACTGGCCCACCGTTCACAACAAGTTAGCAGCTGCGGGGAATGTATCTGCAGTCTTCGCCGGTCACATTCATCACATGCGTTACGACGGCAAACAGGACGGGATCGAGTACTTTGCGCTTGCGACGACGGGCGGCCACCTCTCCGCAGACATTCCCGATGCAGGATACCTGCACCACCTTAATATGGTTACCGTCCGCAACGATCGCATCTCGGTCTCCGCGATTCCGGTCGGTGCCGTCTTCGATCCCAAGAAATTCACCTCCGAGTTCCTCGCAGAAGTGAGTGCTGCACGTACCATCCGACCACAGCAGACATCGCCCGAGCTGATCGTGAACGCAGACGGGACTTGCACGGGTGAAGTTGTCATGAAGATCAAGAATCCTGGGCAGCACGATGTCGATATTACTTTGGTGGAAGACACGATTTCCACGCGTCAAGGCTGGCATTCAACGCTCGATCACCAACACTTCCAGATCGCCAAGGGCGAGGAAAAAGAAATTACATTTGCGGTTAGCCGCGGTGCTGGCGGTTTCGCTTCGGTAGCCATCCCGTCAATCAAGATGGAGATTGACCTGTTGTCGTCCGACGCGCGAGTGCGACTTCCCGACGTTACCGCACCGCTGCAAATTGCGCCTGGTCAAGTTCCCGCAGACTATTTTTCGGGCAATACCGATCGCTGCCTATTGGTCGCCAACGAGAGCTCCGCGATTCGCATTAACTCCGATGACCTACACCTTCCCGATGGTCCAATGACACTCGAGGCTTGGGTCCGACCAACTGATGTAGCGGGCTACACCGGTGTGTTGGCAAAAACCCAAGGTTCAGAATTCGCGATCTTCAGCGATGAAGGTGTGCCCCAGTTCACAATTCACCTCAATGGCGGCTATGTGTCTGCGAAAGCGACACACCCGATGGTAGTGGATCAATGGAGCCACATCGCTGGCTGCTTTGACGGCGGATCAGTGAAACTGTTTGTCGACGGCAAGCTCGTCGATAGTGAAACCGTTAACAAGAAAAACGGTCAAGGTACCGCTAAGAAAGTAAAGCAAAAAAGGAACGAACTGCCATTTTACATTGGCGCCGACCCCGATCCGAGCGGACGCCCGACACGAGCAGTCCGCGCAATGATCGACGAAGTACGAATCTCGAAATCAGCAGTTTATGCGGACGATTTCACCCCCGTCACTCGGCATACTCCTGAACCAGATACGGTGTTGCTGATGCACCTCGACCGAGCGACCGGCCCGTTCGTGCTCGATCACAGCAATTCGGCGTCTTACGGACTGATGGGTAGCACCAGCAAACTGGTTGAGAGCCCGCCTAAGGCCCAACCTGCTCAGAAATAG
- a CDS encoding glutathione synthetase: MMKIGFVVNDVLTEQAVFTTTRLAMAAVNMGHHCYLLGVGDFVYAPDGSIEAHARSANGAKYDSLEKYLAAVQSPETKSERINLDELDVLLLRNDPSDDATDRPWAQTSGILFGQLAATRGVLVLNDPFSMANALNKTYFQHFPEQVRPKTCISRDVNDIKAFIAEQKDKVVVKPLQGSGGQSVFLIGEDEKANLNQMIEAVIRDGYCIAQEYLPAAVKGDVRMFVMNGRPLMKDGKYAAFRRKNDSGDARSNMHTGGKSVAAKVTSKMLDLVEMVRPKLVQDGMFLVGLDIVEDKLMEINVFSPGGLGSCQAHTKVDFATEVVRDLERKARYRTFYGTSMRNRGLATL, from the coding sequence ATGATGAAAATTGGATTTGTCGTCAATGATGTGTTGACCGAGCAGGCTGTGTTTACCACAACTCGACTCGCGATGGCGGCCGTGAACATGGGCCATCACTGCTACCTGCTGGGAGTCGGAGATTTTGTCTACGCGCCCGACGGCTCGATTGAGGCACATGCACGCAGTGCGAATGGAGCAAAATACGACTCGCTGGAGAAATATTTGGCAGCTGTTCAAAGTCCCGAAACGAAGAGCGAGCGTATTAATTTGGATGAACTCGATGTGCTGCTGCTTCGCAATGATCCATCGGACGATGCCACGGATCGACCGTGGGCACAAACCAGTGGCATCCTGTTCGGCCAACTCGCAGCGACGCGCGGCGTGCTCGTGCTCAATGATCCCTTCAGCATGGCCAATGCGCTCAACAAGACTTATTTCCAACACTTCCCCGAGCAAGTCCGCCCCAAAACGTGCATCAGTCGAGATGTCAACGATATTAAGGCATTCATCGCCGAACAGAAGGACAAGGTCGTCGTAAAGCCGCTCCAGGGCTCCGGCGGACAGAGTGTGTTCTTGATCGGCGAGGATGAAAAAGCGAATCTCAACCAAATGATCGAAGCAGTCATTCGAGATGGGTACTGCATCGCCCAGGAGTACCTACCGGCTGCCGTCAAGGGCGATGTGCGAATGTTTGTCATGAACGGCCGCCCCCTCATGAAGGACGGCAAATACGCTGCGTTTCGACGCAAGAACGATTCAGGAGATGCACGCAGCAACATGCACACAGGTGGAAAGAGCGTGGCTGCCAAGGTGACCAGCAAGATGCTCGATTTAGTGGAAATGGTTCGCCCCAAGCTTGTCCAAGACGGGATGTTTCTGGTGGGGTTAGATATCGTGGAAGACAAGCTCATGGAGATCAATGTGTTCAGTCCGGGCGGGTTAGGCAGTTGCCAAGCTCACACAAAGGTCGACTTCGCGACCGAGGTGGTTCGCGACCTCGAACGAAAGGCGCGATACCGAACCTTCTACGGAACGTCGATGCGCAATCGCGGTTTAGCCACCCTTTAA